The genomic segment ttgatgtgttttgaaataaaaaacattttaaaaataaaccgtTACTATACTTCCAAACACATAagtatagttgttttttattttaaaaaaattatttttttatatttttaaattattttgatataataatgtcaaagaatatttttttaatatatttaaagaataattattAACACGTTTAATGCATGGGGTTAAAATTTGTTGTCTATACTGGTTTATCCATCATAGTATAATAATCACTGTTTTACACTTGGAGacaatactttttatttatttatttatgaaagttTCAATATGTGAAGACGATAAAATAAGAAGTAAAATCATTTTACAGCTTGAGTCAACACGTCAGAAATGCCTGTCCTTCACAGGTTTGTGGAAATATAAATTTgagaacaatttatttttatatcatgaaAGGTGTCTTTACATGACAACttacaaaaattattgttatatcATTGGGTTTATTTTGACATTACCTGCTAATAGAATATttgtagtttaattaaaaattagagatGAAAGCCACCTGGAGGTGTTTCGCACGACGAAGAACAGAGTattattaattgagttttactcAAAAGGTACGATTTCCGTTTAACATAATAAAGACATATTAGGCTGTGCTTTCTCATCAAGCAGGGTAAACTTATAGTCGTCTCTGTACACATCCAAATGATGCGCCGCAATTTCATTCAAACAACTCGCCGTCATCATAATAAAGCAGCCCCAGCATGTTCGTCACTCAACTTCGATGACTGCTGGATAGAAATTGCAACCGCTTCCTACAAGAGGTGAGGTTAGTGATTCGACCAGCAGTAGCAGGAGCTGTTTCCAAGTTCAAGACTTGACGATGGAAATTCTAACACCGTAAATTCAAGAATGATCAGCTCGAACTCAAAGCACTGCCATATCAAGAGCAAGAAAATTGCTTTGCAACATGCATCCAAGCCCAACAATATTTTCAAGAGTATAAATTGAACTGTTGTACATGAATGAAATATGGtgattacaaaatttaaaaaaaccctaatatgAATCCAAGAACCGTGCAGGCGACAATTAACAAAACCAAAATGTTATTactacaataaaactaaaactataCACGTGCCACAACCACAACAAATTTCATAACCCAATCTCTGTAGAAAACATGTTCATGGCCGAGACTTCACTGGGGAAAACTTGCTGCATGACAACCAATTCTGAGAGATAAAAAGTTACGGAAAATGCAATGGCAGGGACCGGTTTAATTCCTCCCGGAAGTATATAGCCATCAAAAGAACTGAATTAACCTTCAATAACAGACAAGCAATTCTAGATAACCTAATTTCAGAGGTAGATGTCCAAATCAGTAGGGGGCCATGGACGGCATGCCATAAGGTGGCATTGGAGGCATTCCCATTCCACCCATTGGAGGTGGTGCAAAACCTCCACCCATTCCAGGCATTGGTGGCGCAGGCAAAGCAAGGGGCAGCAATTGTGCATACATATTCTGCAGAAAAAAGAACCGAAAAAAGTCGAATGAGTTTAAACCAAGTATCCATAATAATACAACTATTGTTACACATTAGCGTAGACTTCATTATAAAAGGGCATTGTTAATCGCATTTCTTCTAGAAAAGCAGTTAGAGGCGttaaatttggaaaaaatattaataaggtCTTTTCATcagcaaaccagaaaaaaactgaaatattataatttcattgATCAGCAACTTCATATATAACAATATGGAAAAAATCAGTAGATTGAAAGGAGAAGAGCTTTCAAGACActaattattttcatgcatatatTCATTGAAAGCTTGGGAACAAGTTCAGAAAAGTTTTGTGAGGAAGACAACAAAAATACAAGGAAACGAATTTTTTACTGGTAAATTAAGTATTTATGTTAAGAGCATTAAGATGCCCATACCTGCTGAGCAACCATGTCCTTCTCCTCTTTCTCTTTAGCCTTCACCTCACTAAGAGCCTCAAGTTTTTCCTTGATGAGTTCATCTACTTTGCTTGTGTACTCACGGATGAACTtggaaacagaaaagaaaaacaaaatcagaagTTGAGGAAAATGGAAGACAAATAAGTATCAACAGTTAAGAACAAAGGAGAAGACAAACAAAAAGGCTACCTGCAAGAGATATGGGAACGCAAAATCAATCATGTTGTTCATCCAAGCCAGCTCAAGAGCAACATCTGGTCGGATCATATCATAACAAACAAAGAGGCAAGCTGCAAAGCACTCTTTCTTTCCCTGCATCAGCATTTAACAAGATCATCAGCACAGTTCTCATTTGTGACTCCCAATATGACAAAGTGCATCTAGcacaatatattttctttctttctttctttcttttttcgagGGGGGAGGGGAGGGTTGGTCTTTATCTTTTCTGAAAGAGGACTGCATTATAGAAGAAAACAATTACAGTGGTCCAAAATCAATATCATCCAATGGCTTAATccttaagaaaatgatttgaagaaatatcaaaggcAATCTTGTTTTAGCAATTATCTGAATGGATTAAACAATGAGAAAAGTGCAGTTGAAAAATAGCTGGGATTCTGAAGAGGGATGGAGGATTGCACAGGGACTTCAAGATAGAAAGCTCTTGTCAAGCACTAAAGGTGTGTGCTGCATTGCCACACACACAACATGGGGAGAGAAGAACTAGATAAAACAAACCTGCTCAATGAAATAGACAAGCAACTCCTCGGAAAGTTCCCTTTCACCAGACTGTGAACAAGTTTCCATACAATCTTTGTAAAGATTGTCTTTCTTTGACAAAGCAATTGACTGCTTCCACCTTCCAGCTTTCTTGTATATGTAAGCAGCAACACGTCTCATCTCCAGAAGCTCGTGTTTCTCAATCTGCACAAACGCATTATTAGGGcttgtaaataaaaattcaacctTTAGGACTTTCAGTCATCTATTGAAATTTAAACTAACCTTCTGTGCAAGACCTATCTGGTCAAAGTTATCATGCAACTCAATAGATTCACGAAGCCTGTCATAGTCCTCCTCCTCAATGTAAATTCCATTCAGTGCTTCATTTACAGCAGAGACATTGTTGCTCTGAACTGCAACCATGTATGGCTTAACAAGGCGGAGCTGACCAGCCTGAAACTCAGAATTGCAGATGTGAATAAGATATATTACAGACAGAACTCTTCCTAGTCACTAACTTTCCAAGAGAAGTGGGAGCAACAACAACAGATACAATAAATGTTAACATGCACCTTTCGCATTATGTCCACCACTCTAGTATGGTCAACACGAAGAGCAATCACATTAAGAAGATCATTGATTAGGTCTGGATGCTCTTGCAAGTAAAAGTGCACAGCCTTGTAGTAGAGCTCAACATTTGCAACTTTTACTACAACATCTTTGAATTGCATGTGGTCCCAAGCTTCTGGAGAATGGTTCATTATAGTGGTAGCAGCATTGTCAAATTCATCATATTGGATGTATAAATAAGTCAGTTCCTTCCAGTGCTGTTGTTCATCACAAGCCCGTATAAGCTTGGGGATGTTGAGACGAGTTGAGAACAATTTGATGTGCTCCATAAGCTTCTCAGGGCGGTATCTTGCATATAAAACTCCCAACTCAGTGAAGATGCCCATATGTGCACGTTCCAAACCAAGCCCACTTTCCATTAGAGAGATGAGCTCACTGAAGCATCCTCTGTTCTGGTAATACTCACTGACCTCTTCCAAATCATCAACCTATAATGATAGAATAAACACAAATCAGAATTTAAGACCACTTGAATACTTTCCATTTATGCACAGAAATTCATTTTCTACCATTAGCTATGTTACTTGCTAAAGATAaagatttaaggaaaaaaaccagCAGAAAAGGGCCAAGGCCTGTATAAGGTTATAGCAAGTTACGCTCACAACATTAAAAAGTCAGACTGAAAGAATCAAACAATAACCACCTGTACGATGATGTTGAGACCACATATCTGAGCCAAGCGGAATTCCTCAGCATCAACACAAGCAAAGCAGACTTCTTTCCATGTTTTCGAGCTGTTTGCTTTTCGAGCTGCATCAACAGCACTTTGGAACTCGTTTAGCTTAACATGTGTAACAGCTAACTTCGCCCAGTTACtaataaatctaaatataatCTTTGCTGCCTCGTACAGGGCTTCATCATATAAGCGATCTCCAACATTTTGGAGATTAGCGACATTAGGCATGAGAATGaactcttcaatttcacccagTTGATCAATTTTAGCATATGCATAAATGAGTTCACTATCCACCTTGGGCTCCTTGGACTTTTGCCTCACCATTAGAAGGTACCTCACCAAGTCATGATATACATCTGCATCCTCGGCAGCCTTTATGACTTCCAAAAATTGAGTAGCATCGTCTGCACGGATAAATGACTCAATTGCTTCACTCACTAGTCCCTCTCGCAGTTGGGCCTTGGCCACTTGGCTCCAGACAGCTTCTTCTTCCACCCGGAATGCAAACTCCACAGCTCGATCAATGCTGCGAATATTATCCAGCAAGACATTGACAGCTGAAAAATTCAGATTGAACTTCTTGaaaatggcaaatgcctcttcATACAATTGAGCTTCCACAGCAACCTCCCCAATTGCAGGACCATCAAAGTTGTCTAGCCTATTAATGTAATCCATAACTCTTGATGGATCAGCCTTGATGGCAGTCAAGATGAGCAGGTTTTGCAGATTGAAATTTCCACTGAAAGCAGAATTTTGGAGAACAATCTTTTCAAGAAGTTCGATCAGTTCATGTGGAAGATCAGCTGTCATGAAAGCTTTAACAGTTGCTGAAACTTGATCAGGACTCTTGCTTTCAGGCAAAGCAGTCGATACAACCTGATCAATCAGTTGCCGTCTATACTCATTATCAGGACTAAGGACTTTCTCCCAGAGATCACCATCCATCCGTTCTACAACATATCTGAATAAAACCATTGGGCAATCAGCAGAAAGAAACATATCTAAGCACATAATGAGTCATAACCACTTGCTGATGAACAATGTGCATACCTGGCCTGCAGTTTGAACAATGAATTCTTGTTTGTGACATTGATTAGTTCATCATCACACTGTCCTCTTCGGTAGGCAACAACAGCAAGGGTGGGATCCCGCTTCTCACAATATTTACCAACAACACGTGAATCGTAATATGGGTTGGTGGTAAGAAAATGCTCTGGATTGTCGCCACTGTCGATAATGATTTTACCAAGAGCATTGTGAACATGCACATCCTGGCTTCCCTCACTGACTAGATGCTCCAAGAACTGAGTGAGCAAGCGGAGACGATTCCTGCAAGGAAAAAAGTAAGTGAAGCTGCAAAAGACAGATGATTGAACAtaacattttgaaaaaacaacaaacctTTTCTCACACTCCTCCACTAAGGGCTCAACTGGCAGAAGAGAACGAACTGAAAGAATAAGGCCTTTAATGAAATCTTCAGCACATTCATCATCAAGAAGTTGTCCTACAACTAAAGGAGCATTTCCTGGATTGACCTGTCAAACATAAGAACAAGGGGAAAATGAAAAATGGGACTGTATTGCCACTTAAGAATGATTttagcaattaaaaaacataaaaatgttCCATCACACAAAAATCTCAAACTTAACATTTGAAGTAAACCTAAGAATAAAATTTACCTTTTGAACATAACCCTCAATATAGCGAAGCATATTGTTTACGTACAGGTAATGGGTAAGGTCCGGGACAAATCCAAAACGATCACAAACATTGATCAATGGCCGCGCATCTGGAAGTTTGGCTTCCATTAAAAAGTTCTTTGTCTTTTCAGGATCATAGAAGTTAGATTCACGTGTCACACGTTCTACCTCCTTAATCTGCCCAGTTTTTGCAGCCGCTTCAATGTACTTGAAGTGGATTTCAGGATCCTCACTGCCCAGAAAGCAAAGAGATTTGTTGCAGCATACATTTTAACAaccaaaattattgttttttggatAAGAGAATCCACATTGTCAAAAAAAGGAGTACCTGGAGCTCAAATATGAACCCAAAAAGAAATACAGTCCTTCATACGACTTAAACTGCTCGAAGAGCTTTATGCATGCATCCACACCCAATTGCTCACAGTATTCTTTGGCAGTCTGCATACAGAGATGTCTATGAGACCTAATAGAAAGGTTGTATTTGTGATTGCTACTAAAAGGACACTTTACCTGCACAATAATCTGAAGGTTGCCCCTCAGGTTGACTAGAAGAAGATCTTTCATACATTCAAGAGCCCATTCTCGAGAAAGAGTGCCAAAGAACTCAACAAGCGCCTGAAAAGAAGTAACATAAACATTTAGAGATAATGTTACATTCGCTTGGGACAAACTTTTTTATGCATTGTGAGCAAACCTGACGCTCAATGACATGTGTGTTCACAATAACACGTTTTATATCAGGCAACTCGGTATAGTGCtgcattatatataaaatatcattagttCAAGAAATAGTGAAATTCCAAAACAAAAGGTTTTACTTAAGGATTGAGAAGGCATTTTACCTGAAGCGCTCGAATATACAACCCAGCTTTTTCACAGAGTTGGCCAATCCGTGGGCGATCATAATGACTAAACATACCATTGGCTAATATAGCATCTGCAACATTTGGAAATGTCACCAGATTGATCTCCAAAACCTGTGGAAATTAACATGAAGATTGTTCAGCAATGACCATCAATAGTGAATTCAACTATacaaaataacttttataaaaaagtattaaccTTAGTTTGAAGGAATCCATGCTCAGGCAAATTTGGCTTCAGAACATCCAACAAAAATGCTGTTGCCTCACGGATCAAATTCCTCTgaaaaacaacaacagcaataaaaggaaaaataaaatatcatgtgGACAGAAGGAACATTTCTGTgcataattgaattattttgtgctaaaaaataataatacagtAGAACCTGAAGGAATAGATCAGTTATTGTGTTGTAATCGACTGGGCAACCTCCCTCCATTTGAGACATCATTAGAGCAAAATTAACAGCAGCCTGGCATCCAGAAAGTTGAAACGAAGGTGAATGCcaacaaaactcaaaacaaaataaaagaagctTCAGCCATTACATTTTGGTTGACACATTGTGTATACAaaacagtgtgtgtgtgtgtgtgtgtgtgactaaaaaaattgagaaaatgagAGTCCACATACCTGAGGGTCTGTCCGCAATATTGTTTGGAGAAGGAACAAATAATCAGGATTATAGCCAACCTATACcagtgaaataaaatataagttgTCAGCACCCAAAACATAACTAACAGCTatagctaaaaatattttattcatggTATTAATTAAGTTGGAATTTAGCAGCATAGATCAAAAGATTTTAATGACAGAGCATGAGTACTTTACCTGCTTTGAGTATATAAGAATCTTGTCAAACTCCCTCCTCTCAGCAAATGCTGCAACAACTTTTGGAGTTGCCCTAGCTTTGATATATATCTTCAATGCAAGGTCATTATCAACTGTCTGCAATGGAAACATGTTTATAATATCAGAAAGATGAAAGAAATTATACACACTAACTACATAGACAAAGCAGAAAATGATATCCatgtcaaattaaatatatccaagttgtttacataaataaaaaataaaataaaataaaaaaaccaaaccactGCCCGGGATGAATACCATATTTATCGGTCTTGATACCAGAATAAATTTTTGGACCCAAGAGAGGTCTCTCAATGACATCTCAGTAGAGTCAGGTCAGGTAAAAACATTGTGCACGGATATTAAACAAAAGTCAAAagaataaatgataaaatagcCCTTTTTTTGCTATTAATAGAAGAACCCAAACATTACCAgcaataataaatataactgACCTTCACAAGATCTCCAAGCTCTTCAGTGCATTCAAGCTTGTCCTCTGCCAACCAGTTCTCAAGAAGATTTTTCTTATTCTGATTTACAACAAGGCGTGATAATTCCAATGACTCGAAAGCATTGAGTTTTCCTCTAGTCAACAGAGTTCCAAAGTACTGCAGCAATGGTGGTGTTTGCCCAGCTTGCACCGGAACACTCTGTGGcacatgaacaaaataagaaattcatGACCTTCGGATTACAGTATCTTCATAGATAAAGAACtaaagaaacaagaaaggaTAAActttgcactaaaaaaacctgaaatttAGCAACAGTGTCAGGAGTGCGCAGGATTCCTTGTGGAGATTCTGCCGCAAGTTCTGCAGCCTCCTTATACTTTGCCTGAGAAAATAACTCTTGAAACCTCTGGACAACCTGAAAGAGACCACCAATGGGAGATGTTCACGGTAGAAACTAGAAACACACCATACATGCACACAGACATAGATCAATTCAAGCATACATGGTAAAATTTTGAGTCAACCCGTGATACTTCTCAGAgaaaactgaaataaaataaaataatgcaaacTTTAAGAAAGCGTCATAAAATTAACTTTCATGGAAAATTCAAAAGGTGGGAAGTTTTTCTAGCATATTCAAGTTTTACCTGCACTGACACAGGATACATCATGTTGCACAAAGTTATTTATTGGAGGTAAGATAATCTTTAACTCttaaataacaaatatcatttttctccagattcatgtcatgaaacatTTCAATAAATAGTTTATTTCCGGTGCATAGAGAAAGCAAAAACTGATGAAAGATACATTATCATAGGAAAACAAGAACATTAAGTAAGTAAACAATAAGTACGATTAATTCCAACACTCGGCAAAgttaacaaatgaaaacaagCAAATAATGTGTTTACCAGATTTTCAGCACCAGGAAGATTTCCTCTTTTTGCAAGATTAACAGCAAGTTCAAGATTGTTTAACTGCCAAACCACCAAAAAATGATATAAGATTGATGGCCCTCTTCCGTATAATAAAACATGACAGAAAAGGAGAGAATCCAGCAAGCAAACCTGGCCACTAACGAAAGGCACAAGTGTTGCTTCATTTACAGTGGCAAGCAAAACCTGTCCTCTCCTATTGACTGCATAGAAGCCACCTACTGAAGAAGCATCAGTCGTCAAAAATATAGGATCTGGACTGATTCGGTTTCTATAAACCGCGCTAGCAGTCTCTAGGTCATAAACAAATAGAAGTCCTTGCTTTGTGATCACATATATTAAGCCATACTTTTGGGATATCTGTCACAAAATAAGAGTTAACAAATTTTAGCTTGTGGTGAACCTACTAGAAACACTGCCAgtctagataaaaaaataagctatGATTTACCTGCATTGACACAGGAAAATCATCAGCGAAGTCTGGTGGAAAGAACAGGTCTGCTTGCTTCTTAGTAAATGATGGTTTGCCTAATAGACAATAGCACAATCAGTATCCAAAAGATTTCACCGGAAGCCAATATGGAAAGTTATAGCAACATGCTTTTAGTTTCACCAAGAACAAAAACTTGCTTTGGGACAGCATAAAAGCAAACAAATGAAACCAAGACACAATTACACTTCATATGATGTACATATGAAATATGAATTCCAGAGAAAAGTAAATGACCTGGCACAGCACCAAGTTCAATAACATGCAACTTTGATGTTAGTTGTCCAGCATTAAATGACCTTGATGCAAAAGAGATAAGGATTGAAGCATTATCATTTCCTGCAACCTGGAAAGGCATCAAACAAGcacatttaaaatacaataccAGGAGGATCACAGAAAGGATTAGAAtccacaaaatgaaaaaaaaaattgagagtaaCATCACACTTTAAATGCGGCAAATGACGCTGCATGTGCTTCAAGAGCCTGACTACGCTGCTGATCCACAGAGAAAAGCTGCATATTCCCTTTGACCAATTGTGGCCTCTGCAACAAATATTAGGATATTAATCAATGCTGTTGAAAACTCTGGAAGAATTTTAAATATCCACAATCATCAAGGCAGGTACAATACCAATCATTTAAGGAATAAATGTTTCACAACTAAAGAAccaatatttatgttttaaaaatgacaGAGAAGACAAAATATGCCATCTTACATAATAACTGGAAAACTTGATAAGACAAGAAATATGggaaaagcaaaagcaaataaTGATTGATTACTGTACTTGAACAGATTAAAGGCTCACAAGTCATACTCTAAATAACATTCTTACCTATCTACAGTTACagataaaagaaggaaaatcaCCCTAAATAACCACAACATTTTGCTAGACCAACAAATTTGGAAATAACCACAATGCTTTGACAAACCAACAAATTTAGAACTAATACAAACCATGGTCCAAATGACTTCTTACATTATAGACAACATTCAGACACAATGAAACTACAGCAAAGGAAACCGCTACAAAAACAAGTGCACACAATATTGTCTGTTTGGGCATCTATTTACAGAGTCATTGTTTGACAGTTCTGAAAATTAAGTCCTCATAATTAACTTCCACAATCAACCACTCTATTGTGCAAAAACATATGCTCTTTTGATTTCCCACCGAGAAACATGCAGACTCGCATATCATACACTACAGGGAAAACAATATTCAATGTCATGGACAGGGAAAAATTTAACCAAGGATGTTCTCAAGATAAGTTACATGTAACAGTGCATTATTCTGAGTAGtatcaattgattgaaaaattacACTTCTGGTAACTCCTAGTCTCAGGTAATGCATGAAGCAACTAAATCTTTCAATTGTAGAAGAATTGTTCGAAAAACATGCACTTCATCCCTAAAGAGCACCCAATACACCAGGAGGATACCAAGTTTTTCATACAAGTTATTAAAAGAGAGCAGACCAAACaacataaaaggaaataaacaaGTCAAGAgcccaaaatattattggccaGAGACTCTGCATCAGAAGCATTGACAAAAACAAGAGTACAGTAACTTAGCAAATCAAAACATACAAAGAAAGCATGTATAGCAACTAACAGCCATTTCACTTActaaaaatttaacttgtaaATTCTTATAACATAGCAAAAATGGAGCCACTAGTATGACCAATGTGTCATGAATACAGGAAGAAATTTCTATATGTAAATAATAGAGGACCACAAGTGACACACCTCTGGAGGACCTTGAGCAATTCCAATGAGGACCAACCACTTCTCTGAAGGATCACATCTATAGTTGATTATCTGATTACCTTGCAGATTAGCTGTCCTATCAAACATCTTCACAGGCTCCGAATCACCTGCAAGAAGATAGAATCATAAACAATGAGGCGGTGGAAAAGGAaacaatatcttaaaaaaatgaaagatacaGAATGCTTGCCTTCAATTGACCAGTGATAAACAGAAGTCTGTGTTACCAAGGCCAGCATGTTAGCACTACTCCACTTCCAAAACACAACCTATAGCGCAAACCAACaatgaataatataatttagactggcattctaaataaaataatttagactGGCATTCTAAAACTAAAGAACAAAATCGAATCAAAACTCGATATATAGTAACCTGCTCAGGCATTTGATGTGATTTCACTTTCGCTTTCATTTCGATATTAAATATCTGTAAATGATCCTGAGTAGTTCCCGGGAGTTGAgcttccaataaaaaaacagcAGATCCATTAACCATTAGACAAAGATTAAGACCATAATCATTGCCATTAATAACAGATGACAACTATACTTCTCCATTATTCACTACAAAATatgtaaatcaatttaaataaatgaaaaatgatggCATTATAAGTTATAAGAGTACCTTTGAGAGCGAGAATTCGGGAATTAGGATTCATCAAGGCGGAATCGGCCGTGATGGGCCTTCTCAGAGGCTGCGCAGGCATGCTCATATCGACAATAACCACACTGTTCTGCGGCGCCGTTTCTCTGATGCAGATGTACTTCTCTGATTCCATCGTCACATGGGTGAAATTTATGAACTGTGGATTGATCCCGAGGCTTGGCAACTACAattcaacaacaaatcaaacaaaaccagAATAAGAACgaagaattttataaaaagaaatcacGAGATCTAGGGAGAAAATGTTGATAGTATTACCGTTAAAGCCTCTTTCATGGTGATTGGGGCATTGGCAGCAGCCATGGTGCCCTGGATCAGGGGTTTCGATTTCAGAAGCCCGAgggggaggagagagagggtGTTCGTTGGTAGATCGAGTAGAGGAAGAGAAAATGGGTCTGTGTTCCTTAATGATTCGACGAGCTAAAAATGGGATGCAGGTGGGTTGTACCTTAATAATGTACATCTCCGCTGTACCAGATAGATATTTGTCTTGGGCTGTTTCAAGACGGCCTTGAGTTAGTAGCGAAAACCAGTCTGTCTTGGGAAGATTGTGGCCCAGTGGGTCTAGAATGGAGGGAATTTGACGGTTCGATGGAGTTGAAAGCCGAAACAGAGATATTCTGTGATgaatggatttttgtttttttctcctccaTTCAGCAAGGTAACTCGCTAATTGTGATTCCATCAAGGTTGTGTCCGTTGACGGGATATTTTTGGGCCTTCTTTAATTGgattgtttaaattttgaaaagccCATATCTTAAAGAACATTGTTTTGCAAAAATAGTttcattttttctctaaaatattcTCCATGAAACAAATTTTACAAGAAACATTCGATGGTGATAGGATGACCATACATCATGGTAACAGAGCGCCTCTGCTTACGTCAATGGTGGCGGTAGTATTAATGTGGAAGAGGTGGTGGCGATAGCGTTGACAAAGCGATAGTAACGGCGAATCTCATCGTGTTGACGAATTGACGGGCAATGATCGAAGAAATGGTTATGATGAGATCGTAATTGTCTTAGTGGAATTACGACGTTTCTGttcgttttttcttttcacataattttactattataaaatattaaattgatttttttaatgtatttcaatatgatattaaaaagaatattttaatatatatttaattaaaaaatacttttaaaaaat from the Populus nigra chromosome 1, ddPopNigr1.1, whole genome shotgun sequence genome contains:
- the LOC133702098 gene encoding clathrin heavy chain 1-like, which translates into the protein MAAANAPITMKEALTLPSLGINPQFINFTHVTMESEKYICIRETAPQNSVVIVDMSMPAQPLRRPITADSALMNPNSRILALKAQLPGTTQDHLQIFNIEMKAKVKSHQMPEQVVFWKWSSANMLALVTQTSVYHWSIEGDSEPVKMFDRTANLQGNQIINYRCDPSEKWLVLIGIAQGPPERPQLVKGNMQLFSVDQQRSQALEAHAASFAAFKVAGNDNASILISFASRSFNAGQLTSKLHVIELGAVPGKPSFTKKQADLFFPPDFADDFPVSMQISQKYGLIYVITKQGLLFVYDLETASAVYRNRISPDPIFLTTDASSVGGFYAVNRRGQVLLATVNEATLVPFVSGQLNNLELAVNLAKRGNLPGAENLVVQRFQELFSQAKYKEAAELAAESPQGILRTPDTVAKFQSVPVQAGQTPPLLQYFGTLLTRGKLNAFESLELSRLVVNQNKKNLLENWLAEDKLECTEELGDLVKTVDNDLALKIYIKARATPKVVAAFAERREFDKILIYSKQVGYNPDYLFLLQTILRTDPQAAVNFALMMSQMEGGCPVDYNTITDLFLQRNLIREATAFLLDVLKPNLPEHGFLQTKVLEINLVTFPNVADAILANGMFSHYDRPRIGQLCEKAGLYIRALQHYTELPDIKRVIVNTHVIERQALVEFFGTLSREWALECMKDLLLVNLRGNLQIIVQTAKEYCEQLGVDACIKLFEQFKSYEGLYFFLGSYLSSSEDPEIHFKYIEAAAKTGQIKEVERVTRESNFYDPEKTKNFLMEAKLPDARPLINVCDRFGFVPDLTHYLYVNNMLRYIEGYVQKVNPGNAPLVVGQLLDDECAEDFIKGLILSVRSLLPVEPLVEECEKRNRLRLLTQFLEHLVSEGSQDVHVHNALGKIIIDSGDNPEHFLTTNPYYDSRVVGKYCEKRDPTLAVVAYRRGQCDDELINVTNKNSLFKLQARYVVERMDGDLWEKVLSPDNEYRRQLIDQVVSTALPESKSPDQVSATVKAFMTADLPHELIELLEKIVLQNSAFSGNFNLQNLLILTAIKADPSRVMDYINRLDNFDGPAIGEVAVEAQLYEEAFAIFKKFNLNFSAVNVLLDNIRSIDRAVEFAFRVEEEAVWSQVAKAQLREGLVSEAIESFIRADDATQFLEVIKAAEDADVYHDLVRYLLMVRQKSKEPKVDSELIYAYAKIDQLGEIEEFILMPNVANLQNVGDRLYDEALYEAAKIIFRFISNWAKLAVTHVKLNEFQSAVDAARKANSSKTWKEVCFACVDAEEFRLAQICGLNIIVQVDDLEEVSEYYQNRGCFSELISLMESGLGLERAHMGIFTELGVLYARYRPEKLMEHIKLFSTRLNIPKLIRACDEQQHWKELTYLYIQYDEFDNAATTIMNHSPEAWDHMQFKDVVVKVANVELYYKAVHFYLQEHPDLINDLLNVIALRVDHTRVVDIMRKAGQLRLVKPYMVAVQSNNVSAVNEALNGIYIEEEDYDRLRESIELHDNFDQIGLAQKIEKHELLEMRRVAAYIYKKAGRWKQSIALSKKDNLYKDCMETCSQSGERELSEELLVYFIEQGKKECFAACLFVCYDMIRPDVALELAWMNNMIDFAFPYLLQFIREYTSKVDELIKEKLEALSEVKAKEKEEKDMVAQQNMYAQLLPLALPAPPMPGMGGGFAPPPMGGMGMPPMPPYGMPSMAPY